Within the Novosphingobium sp. SL115 genome, the region GACAATCCCGGCCAGAAGACCACGATCCACCGCATCATCGCCGACGGAAACCTTGTCGCGGTCCACAGCCATGGCTGGATGGAGAACGGCGATGCGGCGGCGAAGCGGGGTTTTGCGGTGGTGGATATCTTCCGGGTCGAAGGTTGCCGGGTGATGGAACACTGGGATGTGCTTTCGCCCGTGCCGGAAACCGCTGCCAATACCAACACCATGTTCTGAAAGGCAATTCATGCGTTTTGACAACAGGTGCGTGGCGGTGCTGGGTGGCACCGCCGGAATTGGACTGGCAGCGGCGCGGATGTTTGCCGCCGAAGGCGCGAAGCTGGCGATTACGGGCCGGAATGTCGAGAGTTTACAGTCCATTGCAGAGGAACTGAACGCCCTTTGCATCCGGTCGGACATGGGTGACCTGAACGACACCGAAAGCGCCCTGAACGAACTCCATGACGGGCTGGGCGGCATCGATGTGCTGTTTGTGAACGCCGGAGTGGGCGGCTTTGCCATGGTGCCCGATGTGACCCCGGAGTTCTGGGACCAGATTCACAGCGTGAACCTGCGCGGCGCGTTTTTCGCCATCCAGAAAGCCCTGCCGCTGATGCGCGATGGCGGGTCCATCATCATCACCGGATCGATCGGTTCGATGGCCGCCGTGCCCGGCAATGTCGCCTATGCCGCCGCCAAGGCGGGCCTGCGGGCCATGGCACGGATCGTGGGCAAGGAGCTGTTGCCGCGCCGCATCCGCGTGAACATGGTCAGCCCTGGCCCGACCGACACCGAAATCTTCAAGCGCGATGCCAGCGCCGAAGAAATTCAGGGGATGCGCGACATGCTTTCGTCCGTGGTGCCGATTGGCCGCATGGGAACATCTGAGGAAGTGGCCCGTGCGGTGCTGTTTCTGGCAAGCGAGGAAGCCAGCTTTATCAACGGCGTGGACCTGTGCGTCGATGGCGGGTGCATCGAACTGGGGTGATTATTCGGTCCTGCCCTCTTTGGCAGCCTGCGCCAGAGTATCGCCATTGGGATCGGGCAGGGTCCAGATGATGAGGTTCATCACCATGACGCCTGCGAGCGTGAGCATCAGGACCGGACGCTTGCGCTCTCCCCGGCGGAGCAGGAACACCGCACCGCCGACAAGGGCGATGGCGGCCAGCATCATCAGGGAAAGCGCAGCATCCAGCATCAGCGCGCGTTAGCCGCCGAACAGGCCCTTGGCCATACCCGCCAGATCGTTCAGCGGGTTGCCGTCGCCATCCTTGTCGAGAAAGGCGGTCACTTTTTGCAGGGCGTCGGGGTTCTGCCCCAGCATCGAGGCGAAGCTGGCAAGCGAGCCTTCGCCGCCGATATGGCCGACGATTTCCTGCAGCTTCGAGGCATCGAGGCCCGAATTGGCGGCAGCGGTTTCGATGGTGTCACCCTTCGACTGGTGGCCGGCGGCCAGTGCAGCGATGGCGTTTTCGGCGGTGTCAGGATCGATCCCCACCTTGGCGGCAAGGTTCTTTACGTCAACATTGCCGGCCACCTGGCCCAGAATGGAATCGAACAGGCTCATCGCAGTTCCCCCTCAAGGTAAAGACCCAGCATAGCGGTCATGCGTGACAGTTCCAGCGTCACAGCAAGAAGATGCGTCCGGTCCGGTTCTCAGGCCACTTCACACTCAGTCTTGTTCACACAAGGCCTGAAGCTGGTCAGCACAGGCGCTCCAGCCCGCTTCAAAGCCCATTTCGGCGTGCTGGTGCATGGCCTCTTCGGTCCAGTGGCGGGCGCTGGCGGTATAGCGGGTGCCGGTGCCTTCAGGCGCAATTTCCCAGATGCCGATCATAAACGGGCCGGAGGGCACGAAGTCGGCGGTCACCGCATCGGTGGCGATGAAACGGCGGCCTTCATCCCACGCCAGATAGATGCCGTCCTGCGGCATTTCTTCGCCATCAGGGCCGTGCATCATCATCGCGCTGCGCCCGCCGGGGCGACGATCCTGTTCGATGATGGTGATCCACCACGGCTTTGGGCACCACCATTCCTCCTGCCGATTGGCAAGGACATCCCATACCTTTTCCGGCGGCGCGGCGATGTGGCGGGTGATCGACAGTTCGTGCATCGCAATTATCCTTGGGATTCGTTCAGTCCCGGTCAGGCGCGCCCAACGGGAAGAAGTGACGATAGGGCCGCGCATCTTCGACGCAGCGCGATACCGGGGGCAATGCCAACAGATGCGCCCGCCACTGACGCAGGCGGGGGCAATCATCGGGGATGGGATGCACCCAATCGGCATAGAACAGCGACGGGGCAGCCGCGCATTCGATCAGGCTGATGGTGGCAGGCTGAGCATAATCGGCCAGCCAGTTATCGATCCAGCGATAATGCCGTGTGAGCCGTTCGGCCACGCGGGCGCGCACTTCGTCTGACAGCGCGCCATTGCGGATTACGTCGTCGACACATTCCTGCATGGTGTTCATCACGTAATTGTCGAACACGCGGTCGATCATCCGGGTGCGGATGGCTTTTGCCGGGTCTAACGGCATCAGCGGTGCCGGACCGGGGTGATGCAGCGCAAGGTATTCTACAATCACACTGGCTTCGAACACGTCCACATCGCCATCAACCAGCAGCGGGAATTTGCCCGCCGGACTGGCGGCCTGCACCCGCGCATAGTTTTCAGGATAGTCAGGCCCAAGCGCACGGAAGGTGAACGGCGTGCCATTGGCGTAAAGCGCAATCAACGCCTTCCACGTATAGGACGAAAACGGGTGGCCATAGAGTTCCAGCATGGCCGCTTATCCTGCTTTTGCCGCTTCGATGGCGGCGATATCGACCTTGCGCATGGTCATCATCGCTTCGAATACCTTTTGCCGGACAGCCGGATCAGGATCGGTCATCCCCGCAGTCAACGCGCGCGGGGTGATCTGCCATGAAAGGCCCCACTTGTCCTTGCACCAGCCGCATGCGCTTTCTGCACCCCCGTTGCCGACAATGGCGTTCCACAGGCGGTCGGTGTCCTCTTGGGTGTCGGTTGCCACCTGAAACGAAAAGGCTTCGCTGTGCGGGAACTGCGGCCCGCCATTCAGGCCGATGCAGGGTATGCCGAGCAGGGTAAATTCGACCGTCAGCACCGCGCCCGCCTGCCCGCCGGGAAAATCGGTGGGTGCGCGCGTGATCGCGCCCAACTGGCTGTTGTCAAAAGTGGCGGCGTAAAAGCTGGCGGCCTCATCTGCATCGCCGTTGTACCACAAGCACAAGGTTACGGGCGGGGTAGAGCCAGCCATGTTCATTCTCCTTCAGGACCAACGACCCCGAACACCGCACCTTGTGGATCGGTAGCGACGACGATCCAGTCGCCACCGGGCACTTCATGCGGACCTGTCATCACCGTGCCGCCGGCCTGTTCCACTGCCACCTTGGCCGCCATGACCGACGGCACGCCAAAATAGGTCAACCACGCGGGCGGGCGCGACGGGTCCATGATGGGCATGATCGCGCCCAGCGCCTGCCCATCGAAATCGATGAAGGCATATTCGCCGGCATCGCCCATGGGCATGGAATTGTGAAAACCGAAGCCGAAGTGGCGGGCATAGAACGCCCTGGCCGCAACGGGGTCGGTGGTGGACAATTCGTTCCAGCGGGCGTGCTGCACGCCATCCGCCTTGAAGGCATGGCTTTGCCCATCGGGGCTACCTTCCGGCGGCTGCGGCTTCATCAGATAGAACGGCGCGCCTTGCGGATCGAGCATCATGGCAAAGCTGCCTTCGGCAATGTCGGTGCGGGGCATCAGTGCGCGGGCGCCATCTGCCATGGTTGCGCCCAGCGCCGCGTCGAAATCTTCGGTGGCAAGATAGGGCACCCACGCAGGCCGCGCCCCACCCGCCTGCATATCGGCCGTCAGTTGCAACAGGCCGCCGATGGGCGCGCCGTTGCAGCGCAGGATCATGCGATAATCCATGGGCGAGGACGGGTTGGCAGGCGAAAGAGTCCAGCCGATGACTTTGCCATAGAATGCCCCCGCCGCTTCGGCGTCGGTCGTCATCAGTTCATACCAGCAGAACGGGACCGGGCGGCTCATACCGGTTTCTCCAGCGATAGCAGAGGTGTGAATCCGCCGACAATCATGCGCGCGCCGTCAAAGGGCATGTCCATGAGCTCATTCGATTCCGCCATGGCCTTTTCCATTGCGGCGTGGGCGGCATTGCGCGTGGCCTTGTCGGGCCATTCGATCCAGCTGAACATCACGGTTTCGTCCGCGGTGGCTTCGGTCGCCCGGTAAAAGTCGGTGCGTTTGCCGTGGGCCACATCGTCAGCCCAGCCTTCGACCACGCGCAGCGCGCCGTGTTCCAACAGCATGGCCCCGCATTTGCTGGCGACTTCGCGGTATCTTTCACGATTGGCGGTGGGCACCGCCAGCACGAACCCGTCGATATAGGACATGAGCCTCACTCCTCTCCGGCTTCTTTCCTGAAAGCCAGCTTATCGTGAATGGCCGGTATTGCGAGTCCCCTGCCGACGGGCCGTGCCCCGTCAAGGATCAGGCGGCAGCTATAGCCATGATCCTGACCGCCATGACATCTTCCTGCGCGGCCACCACGGCCCATGCCGGGCGCTGGGTGACGCGGGCATACCATGTTGCCGTCTTTGGCCGGGCGGCGGCATCGACCCCGTGGCCAACATAGGCCAGTGTGCGAAAGATCGACGCCACCGAAATGTCGGCAAGGGTGAAGGTATCGCCCACCAGCCAGCCCTGATCGGGCACGGTGGATTCCAGCCATTCCAGCCAGCGCGGAAGTTCCGCTTCACCCTGAAGCGCGACGGCTTCATCACCGCCAACCTTCAGCAGCTTTGGCCCGACAAGCCGGTTGAACAGGATTTTCAGTCCAGCCGCGCCCAGCACGGTATCGGCAAATTCATCGAAGAACATCACCCTGCCACGCAATTGCGGATCATCGGGCAGCAGGCGGGGGCCGGGGTATTGCGCATCAAGGTAGAGCGCGATGGCCGACGAATCGGCTAAGGTGAAGCCATTGTCATCGATCGCGGGAATCTTCCCCAAAGGGCTGGCGGCAAGAAAATCCGGGTCAGGATTGCCCGGCCCACCCCGCGCCAGTTCATAGGAAACGCCCTTTTCCGTAGCGACAACCGCCACTTTGCGGACGAATGGCGAAAGCAGCGCACCATAGAGCTTCATCGAAATTCTCTCCCATCGACGGCCAACCTGTCGGAAAGATTATTGCAGCGCCGCGCCCGCCCGTATAGGCGGGATGACGATGAGCGACCTTCCGAACAGCCACGCGACGACGCTGCTCGCCGCGCCCGACACGCAAATTGATGTCCGCGAAACCTTCGGCATCGATATCGACATGAAAGTCCCCGCGTTTTCGCGCGCAGACGAACGTGTGCCCGATACCGATGAAACCTATGTGTTTGACCCGGACACCACGCTGGCGATCCTTGCAGGCTTTGCCTACAACCGCCGCGTGATGGTGCAGGGCTATCACGGCACTGGCAAATCGACTCACATCGAACAAGTGGCAGCGCGGCTGAACTGGCCGTGCATCCGCATCAACCTTGACGCGCACATCAGCCGTATCGACCTTGTCGGTCGTGACGCGATTGTCCTGCGCGATGGTTTGCAGGTGACGGAATTCCGCGAAGGTCTGCTGCCGTGGGCGCTGCAGACGCCGACCGCGCTGGTGTTTGACGAATATGACGCGGGCCGCCCGGACGTGATGTTCGTGATCCAGCGCGTGCTGGAAACCGAAGGCAAGCTGACGCTGCTTGACCAGAACCGCGTGATTCGGCCCAACCCGCACTTCCGCCTGTTCGCCACGGCCAACACGGTGGGTCTGGGTGACACCAGCGGGCTGTATCACGGCACGCAGGCGATCAACCAGGGCCAGATGGACCGCTGGAATCTGGTCGTCGCGCTGAACTATCTGCCCGATTCGACCGAAGTGGAAATCGTGTCGAAGAAGATGCCCGACCTTGATCCCAAGGTGGTGGCCGACATGGTGCGCGTGGCGAACCTGACGCGCGCAGGCTTTATCGG harbors:
- a CDS encoding SDR family oxidoreductase → MRFDNRCVAVLGGTAGIGLAAARMFAAEGAKLAITGRNVESLQSIAEELNALCIRSDMGDLNDTESALNELHDGLGGIDVLFVNAGVGGFAMVPDVTPEFWDQIHSVNLRGAFFAIQKALPLMRDGGSIIITGSIGSMAAVPGNVAYAAAKAGLRAMARIVGKELLPRRIRVNMVSPGPTDTEIFKRDASAEEIQGMRDMLSSVVPIGRMGTSEEVARAVLFLASEEASFINGVDLCVDGGCIELG
- a CDS encoding SRPBCC family protein, which translates into the protein MHELSITRHIAAPPEKVWDVLANRQEEWWCPKPWWITIIEQDRRPGGRSAMMMHGPDGEEMPQDGIYLAWDEGRRFIATDAVTADFVPSGPFMIGIWEIAPEGTGTRYTASARHWTEEAMHQHAEMGFEAGWSACADQLQALCEQD
- a CDS encoding glutathione S-transferase family protein yields the protein MLELYGHPFSSYTWKALIALYANGTPFTFRALGPDYPENYARVQAASPAGKFPLLVDGDVDVFEASVIVEYLALHHPGPAPLMPLDPAKAIRTRMIDRVFDNYVMNTMQECVDDVIRNGALSDEVRARVAERLTRHYRWIDNWLADYAQPATISLIECAAAPSLFYADWVHPIPDDCPRLRQWRAHLLALPPVSRCVEDARPYRHFFPLGAPDRD
- a CDS encoding VOC family protein, whose translation is MAGSTPPVTLCLWYNGDADEAASFYAATFDNSQLGAITRAPTDFPGGQAGAVLTVEFTLLGIPCIGLNGGPQFPHSEAFSFQVATDTQEDTDRLWNAIVGNGGAESACGWCKDKWGLSWQITPRALTAGMTDPDPAVRQKVFEAMMTMRKVDIAAIEAAKAG
- a CDS encoding VOC family protein, whose translation is MSRPVPFCWYELMTTDAEAAGAFYGKVIGWTLSPANPSSPMDYRMILRCNGAPIGGLLQLTADMQAGGARPAWVPYLATEDFDAALGATMADGARALMPRTDIAEGSFAMMLDPQGAPFYLMKPQPPEGSPDGQSHAFKADGVQHARWNELSTTDPVAARAFYARHFGFGFHNSMPMGDAGEYAFIDFDGQALGAIMPIMDPSRPPAWLTYFGVPSVMAAKVAVEQAGGTVMTGPHEVPGGDWIVVATDPQGAVFGVVGPEGE
- a CDS encoding DUF1428 domain-containing protein, encoding MSYIDGFVLAVPTANRERYREVASKCGAMLLEHGALRVVEGWADDVAHGKRTDFYRATEATADETVMFSWIEWPDKATRNAAHAAMEKAMAESNELMDMPFDGARMIVGGFTPLLSLEKPV
- a CDS encoding glutathione S-transferase family protein, giving the protein MKLYGALLSPFVRKVAVVATEKGVSYELARGGPGNPDPDFLAASPLGKIPAIDDNGFTLADSSAIALYLDAQYPGPRLLPDDPQLRGRVMFFDEFADTVLGAAGLKILFNRLVGPKLLKVGGDEAVALQGEAELPRWLEWLESTVPDQGWLVGDTFTLADISVASIFRTLAYVGHGVDAAARPKTATWYARVTQRPAWAVVAAQEDVMAVRIMAIAAA
- the cobS gene encoding cobaltochelatase subunit CobS, which codes for MSDLPNSHATTLLAAPDTQIDVRETFGIDIDMKVPAFSRADERVPDTDETYVFDPDTTLAILAGFAYNRRVMVQGYHGTGKSTHIEQVAARLNWPCIRINLDAHISRIDLVGRDAIVLRDGLQVTEFREGLLPWALQTPTALVFDEYDAGRPDVMFVIQRVLETEGKLTLLDQNRVIRPNPHFRLFATANTVGLGDTSGLYHGTQAINQGQMDRWNLVVALNYLPDSTEVEIVSKKMPDLDPKVVADMVRVANLTRAGFIGGDISTVMSPRTVISWAQNSKIFNDIGFAFRLSFLNKCDETERVLVAEYYQRVFGKDLPESVAHRG